In Streptococcus parapneumoniae, the genomic stretch CACTCGTCGACAGTTCTATCGGGATTCACAATTCCTTTACCCATACCTTTAAGGAGCTGGGGGTGCCTAGCCCTGATGCCAAAACGATTCGTGGTTTTATGGGACCGCCTCTTGAAAGTAGTTTTGCGACCTGCCTGCCCAAAGAACAAATCGCTGAGGCTGTGCAGATATACCGTTCTTACTACAAGGAAAAAGGCATCTATGAAGCTCAACTTTTCCCTCAGATTGTAGAATTACTTCAAGAACTATCCAAGAATTACCCTCTCTACATCACCACTACAAAGAATACTCCAACCGCTCAAGACATGACTAAAAACTTGGGGATCCATCATTTCTTTGATGGAATTTATGGTTCTAGCTCTGAAGCACCCCATAAGGCAGATGTCATTCGCCAAGCCTTGCAGACACATCAACTAGCACCGGAACAAGCCATCATCATCGGAGATACCAAGTTTGATATGCTTGGAGCTCAAGAAACAGGCATTCAGAAATTGGCCGTCACTTGGGGATTTGGAGAGCAAGCAGACTTGCTAAACTATCAGCCTGATTATATCGCTCACAAACCCATAGAAGTTTTGGAGTATTTTCAATAACATAGACTGAGCGACAACCCCATTTCAGAAGAAAATGAGGTAATCTATACATAACAAAACGCATATTACCAAGGTTCTTATGAACAACTTGATAATATGCGTTTTTCTTTTTTATTCAACGTGGGTTGTTTGATTGGCAAAGGCGATAATGGCTTGTTTCAACTCATCTCCTCTGAGAGTTCGGAACTCTTCAATCTTTTTATCGATGGCTTCTAGAGGCATGACATTAACCTTACCAACGAAAATCTTATCCATAACCTGATTATCAACCAGTTCGGTGGATACCAAGAGTTCTTCGTAGAGTTTTTCACCTGGACGGATTCCAACTTCAACGATTGGAATTTCGCTCTCAGTGTGTCCACTTAGAAGGACCATTTTCTTAGCCAAGTCATAAATCTTGACTGGTTTACCCATATCAAGGATAAAGACTTCTCCATCCTTGGCATAGGCACCAGCATGGATAACCAAACGGCTAGCTTCTGGAATGGTCATGAAATAACGGGTCATGCGGAAGTCTGTCACCGTTACAGGCCCACCTTCAGCAATCTGGCGTTCAAAGACTGGAATGACACTACCACGGCTACCAAGAACATTCCCAAAACGAACCGCACAGTAGGTTGATTGGCTACGTTGGTTAAAGCCAGTGACAATCAACTCAGCCACGCGCTTGGTTGCTCCCATAACATTTGGTGGATTAACCGCCTTATCTGTCGAAATCATAACCATTTTAGGAACCTTGGCTTCATCAACAGCCTTAGCAACATTGTAGGTTCCACGAATATTGTTTTTGAAGGCTTCTTTTGGATTGCGCTCCATCATAGGAACGTGCTTGTGGGCAGCCGCATGATAAACAATAGCTGGCTTGTACTGCTCAAAGACTTGCAAGAGACGGTCATAGTCTTGAATATCGGCAATAACTGGTACATAATCAATCCCTTGGAACTTGCGAATCAATTCATGATAAACAAGGTAGATTGAGTTTTCCCCATGCCCGAGCAAGACGATGCGTTCAGGATTGAAGCGACTAACTTGGCGACAGATTTCAGAACCGATTGAGCCACCAGCACCCGTAACCAAGATTGTTTTTCCAGTAAGTTCTGCACCCAGACGCGATTCGTCAAGACGAATTTCCTGACGGCCCAAAAGGTCCGTAATATCAATTTTTTGGAAGCCAGTACCTGCTTGGTGAAGACCTTGAACAACCGTTTCAACCTTAGGCATCTTGTAACATTTGACACCCAGCTTATTACACATCTGCAGGATACGTTCATATTCTGACGGGTCAAGCGACGGAATCGCAACGATAACACGCTCGATTTGGTGGCGTTTGGCTAATTCAGGCAGATTGTCATAAGAGCCCAAAACAGGGATTCCACCAAGTTTTTGACCCTTTTTCTTAGAATCCTTGTCCAAAATACCAACAAGTTCCAAATCACTGGTTGGATGTTGGTAGCTGTTCATAAAGAGGGCTCCGCCATCACCAGCACCAATCAAGAAGGTTCGACGGTGTTCTCCATCGCCACTTCCTTTTTTGCGTCTAGAGTAGATTAACTGCCAAGTAATCCGTGGCAATAAAATCAAGAAGGTACTCAACAAGATAAAGAGAATAATGAAACGGATGGAGAAGAGTGGCAAGAAGGCATAGCAGATTCCATAAGACAAAACACTGCTGACAGTCACACCAAAAAAGATTTTCATAAAGTCCGTAATCTTGCTGTAACGACTAATACTAGCATTCAAGCCCCAAAATGCAATCATCAATTGATAGAACAGGAAGGCCAAACTCGTATAGATAATGTAGTCAACAGGTGCTGGATTAATCAAGCCGTAGAATAAGATATAAGATACAATGATGGAAACCACCATACTCAAAATATCAAATATTCCCCAAAAAACCTGCTTTTGTTGTTTATTTAAAATTTCCACCAGATCAATCACATAATCTGTGAGTTTTTTATTCATAGAAATTTACTCCTCCTTAAAAGAGCTGGATATTTATATTGTTATTATAACACTTTTTATCCAGTTTACGATTTGCTACAATCTTTTAATTGCTTTTTCGTAACAGTTTCATAAAAATAAACTGTCTGACAAATCCTGGACAAAGAGCGACCACCATCTGAATGGCAACACTCTTGGCATACTCCATGTAAGAAATTTGCCCTCTCTTCAGCATGCGCTGACGAGCCTGACGATAGAGTTTAAGGTAACGCAGTCCCCCACGACGCTCAAACATCCCTGCTCCGACACGAACCTTACACAAGATTTGATCCAGATTTCCAGTCTTGGCTCCTGCAGCAATCATATTGAGCCAGAGGAGGTCATCTTCCATATAAAGCCCATCTTCATAGTTGCCTGCCTTGAGAACCATGTCCTTCTTGAACATGACAGTCATGTGGTTAAAGGCACTTCTCATCCTTTGATAAGCTACAATATCTGCATGTTGGGTTGGAACACGACGGTAAGAAACAATCTCATCAGGATTGTCAATAAACTCTGCAATATGTCCACCTAATAGGTCAAGGTTGTTCTTCTCCATTAGCTGAACCTGTTTCTCAAAACGGTCTGGAACAGCTATATCATCTGTATCCATACGGGCAATAATATCATACTGACACTGCAAAACACCGTATCGAAGAGCTAGACCCAAACCTTGATTCTGCTCAAGAGGACAGCGTTTCACTGGAATATCAGACTCAGCTTCAAGCTGGTCTAATACCTGATAGAGTTCAGGTGTCAAAGGCCCATCCTCAACCAGAACCAATTCGCTCGGTTTCAGGGTCTGATTTTGAACACTCTCAATAGCATCCTTTAAAAATGTCGGATTTTCCTTGATATAGACCGACATCAATACGCTGATTTTTTGCTTTTCAGACACAGTTTTTCTCCAATGTATAGATTTCCTTCCACTATTTTATCATAATTTTCAAGACTTTCCCATTTTTATCTTGAAAGCCAGAAACCTTACTTGACATTATAAGGAAAAAACCTTAAAATAAGCTGTTATTAAAATCAGCTAGAAGAGGTATTATATGAAAAAGCAATCACTCTTTTTTGTTCCAGGTATTATACTAATTGGTGTTTCCTTGCGAACTCCTTTTACTGTTTTACCCATTATTTTGGGAGATATTTCGCAAGGACTGGGAGTAGAAGTTAGTTCGCTTGGTGTACTGACCAGCCTTCCTCTCCTCATGTTTACCCTCTTCTCACTCTTTTCTACCCGACTGGCTCAGAAAATCGGCTTGGAGCATCTCTTCACCTACAGCCTTTTCTTCTTGACCATTGGCTCACTTATTCGACTAATCAATCTGCCCCTGCTCTATCTAGGAACCTTGATGGTTGGGGCAAGCATCGCAGTCATCAATGTGCTGCTTCCTAGTCTTATCCAAGCCAATCAACCAAAGAAGATTGGTTTTCTGACCACCTTATATGTAACGTCTATGGGGATTGCAACGGCTCTAGCCTCCTATCTGGCCGTGCCTATTACACAAGCCAGTTCTTGGAAAGGACTTATCATCCTCCTCACCCTGCTCTGTCTAGCAACTTTTTTGGTCTGGCTGCCTAATCACCGATATAATCACAGACTGGCTCCACAAACCAAACAAAAAAGTCAAACAAAGGTCTTGCGTAATAAACAGGTCTGGGCAGTTATTGTCTTTGCAGGTTTTCAATCCTTGCTCTTTTACACCGCTATGACCTGGCTACCTACAATGGCTATCCATGCAGGCCTATCCAGTCACGAAGCT encodes the following:
- a CDS encoding glycosyltransferase, with protein sequence MSEKQKISVLMSVYIKENPTFLKDAIESVQNQTLKPSELVLVEDGPLTPELYQVLDQLEAESDIPVKRCPLEQNQGLGLALRYGVLQCQYDIIARMDTDDIAVPDRFEKQVQLMEKNNLDLLGGHIAEFIDNPDEIVSYRRVPTQHADIVAYQRMRSAFNHMTVMFKKDMVLKAGNYEDGLYMEDDLLWLNMIAAGAKTGNLDQILCKVRVGAGMFERRGGLRYLKLYRQARQRMLKRGQISYMEYAKSVAIQMVVALCPGFVRQFIFMKLLRKSN
- a CDS encoding CynX/NimT family MFS transporter, coding for MKKQSLFFVPGIILIGVSLRTPFTVLPIILGDISQGLGVEVSSLGVLTSLPLLMFTLFSLFSTRLAQKIGLEHLFTYSLFFLTIGSLIRLINLPLLYLGTLMVGASIAVINVLLPSLIQANQPKKIGFLTTLYVTSMGIATALASYLAVPITQASSWKGLIILLTLLCLATFLVWLPNHRYNHRLAPQTKQKSQTKVLRNKQVWAVIVFAGFQSLLFYTAMTWLPTMAIHAGLSSHEAGLLTSIFSLISIPFSMTIPSLTTSLSTRNRQLMLTLVSLAGVIGISMLFFPINHFIYWLAIHLLIGTATSALFPYLMVNFSLKTSAPEKTAQLSGLSQTGGYILAAFGPTLFGYSFDLFHSWVPAVAALLLVDILMTVALFTVDRADKIL
- a CDS encoding HAD family hydrolase, with product MTSITAIFFDLDGTLVDSSIGIHNSFTHTFKELGVPSPDAKTIRGFMGPPLESSFATCLPKEQIAEAVQIYRSYYKEKGIYEAQLFPQIVELLQELSKNYPLYITTTKNTPTAQDMTKNLGIHHFFDGIYGSSSEAPHKADVIRQALQTHQLAPEQAIIIGDTKFDMLGAQETGIQKLAVTWGFGEQADLLNYQPDYIAHKPIEVLEYFQ
- a CDS encoding nucleoside-diphosphate sugar epimerase/dehydratase, with the translated sequence MNKKLTDYVIDLVEILNKQQKQVFWGIFDILSMVVSIIVSYILFYGLINPAPVDYIIYTSLAFLFYQLMIAFWGLNASISRYSKITDFMKIFFGVTVSSVLSYGICYAFLPLFSIRFIILFILLSTFLILLPRITWQLIYSRRKKGSGDGEHRRTFLIGAGDGGALFMNSYQHPTSDLELVGILDKDSKKKGQKLGGIPVLGSYDNLPELAKRHQIERVIVAIPSLDPSEYERILQMCNKLGVKCYKMPKVETVVQGLHQAGTGFQKIDITDLLGRQEIRLDESRLGAELTGKTILVTGAGGSIGSEICRQVSRFNPERIVLLGHGENSIYLVYHELIRKFQGIDYVPVIADIQDYDRLLQVFEQYKPAIVYHAAAHKHVPMMERNPKEAFKNNIRGTYNVAKAVDEAKVPKMVMISTDKAVNPPNVMGATKRVAELIVTGFNQRSQSTYCAVRFGNVLGSRGSVIPVFERQIAEGGPVTVTDFRMTRYFMTIPEASRLVIHAGAYAKDGEVFILDMGKPVKIYDLAKKMVLLSGHTESEIPIVEVGIRPGEKLYEELLVSTELVDNQVMDKIFVGKVNVMPLEAIDKKIEEFRTLRGDELKQAIIAFANQTTHVE